CATACCAGCCACAGTCTCAAGCTCAATCACCGCACTAGAGGGGGAGGCTGCCAGCGCCACCACCAACAAACCCTAATTTTTTCCCTCCCCACCGCATCTAGCAGACCGGCGCAGCCCAGCAGCGGCATTGcacaagcccccccccccccccccccccccccccctcatgcGCCGCAAGAAGCACCTggaccggggcggcggcggcggcacggagcTCTTCATCTGCTTCACCTCCCGCCCCTCCGCAGCCTCCACCgcatccgtcgccgccgccggcgcgccgtccTCCCTCCGCCCCTCCAGCTCCTCCAAGCTCCTCAGCCCCGGCCgtggcagcgccggcgccggagcagaGGCCGTGCCAGCCCCGCCACTGCACCCATCGCTCAGCCGCCGCCTGCGCAACAGCGGGAGCCTGAAGGGCGGCCAGTCGCCCATGTTCCCGTCGGGGTCCACaggcggaggccgccgcggccggggtgGGTTCGAGCCCGCCGAGCCGTCCTCTCCCAAGGTCACCTGCATCGGCCAGGTCCGCGTCAAGGGAGGCAAGCGCAAGCCCAAGcacgcctccgccgcggcgctgcGCTCCCGCTCCAGGCgcggcggggtcggcggcggcggaagcgcggAGGCCAGcttccgccgcgccggcgacgacCGGGACGGCCCCCAGGGTAAGAACCAGGGCTGGGTGTACCAGATCCCGGTCAACATCTGCGAGGCGCTCAAGACATTCGGCTCCTGCGGCGGCCGCTCGCTCTGCTCGCCGtcacggccgggtggcgtcgGCGAGCGGGGCGCGCTCTCCGGCGACGCACACGGTGGCAAgaagcggcggcagcgcgcgccgGCTGGGGGCAGCTGGCTGTGCGGCGCTGCCGTGGCGAGGTGCCTCTTGGCTAtccaggaggaggacgacgacgaggtcggCAAGGGAGCCGCCGTTGTGCCGGCTGAGGAGATGAGGGCGTCGGACGTGGGGCTCGTCATGGAAGGGTGGGatgtcgaggaggaggagaaggccgtGATGGtgggggaggtggaggtggagaagaAAGATGAGATCTTGGTGGTGGGGAAGGAGGAACAAGGGAGGGTCAGCGTCTGCATCCCCCCGAGGAACGCGCTGCTGCTAATGCGCTGCCGTTCAGACCCGGTCCGTATGGCTGCTCTTGCTACCCGCTTCTGGGGGTCTCCAGCAGCAGCCACCGTGGAGCAGGTGGGTGATGATTTGGCTGGTGGCGTCGACAACgatgaggaaggaggaggggaagATGAGGCTGAGGCTGAACCAGAGGAGTGCAAAGATGAAGCTCGTCATTCAGCTGTCTCTGTCAAAGATGTGAATTGCGACGACTCTGGTGGTGGTGACATTGGTGGTGGTGAAGCAGGGGAGATAGATCAAGCACAGGCAGAAACTGAAGAGAGCTCTAAACGTGGAGATCTTGTTGAAGAAGAGAAGGATGTATCCTGCAGAGTAGAGGTAGAGGAAACACAAATTGTTCGGAAAGATGCTGCTTTGGAGGTTTCGTCGGGAGAAGACACTGCAGTGGAAAACCAAGGGCTGAGCatggtggagctggtggtggGTAAGGGGGAGGAAGACGCACCAGCACTAGAAAAAGTTGCAGACGAGGTGAAGGGGAGGAGGTCAATCAGCAGCTATTCTCCCTCGGCAGGCCTGAAGGAGGACCGCAACAGATTGAGACGGTTGAGTAGCAGGAGGCGTGTCAGTACTAGCAGCAGGGCCTCATCGGCTAGCGATAGGGTTGGCAGGCGGCACAGCTTTTCAGCTGAGACGGAGGCACGGCGGTCTAGCTTCTCGAGCTTGAAGGATTCAAGGAGGGCTAGTTTCTCCATTGACAGAGATGGCCGGAGGTGGAGCTTCTCAATTGAACAGGAGCATCTTGTTGCGGAGCCGAAGGTGCTGATGGCGTCGAGGAAGGGTAACAAAACTTCATCTGAGCAAGAGTCGGAGAAAGAttgtgctgttgctgttgctccAAACAGTGCTGAGGAAGGCCAAGAATCCTACGATGATGGAAAGGAAGAAGAAACTACCAAGaatggagaggaaggagagacgCAAGGCGTGGAAATGAACCAGGAAGTTCAGAAAGTAGAAACCAGAGCTGAAGATGGTGAGGCAGGACCTGTGGTACAGAGGCGGAAGAAGAGCGGTGAATTGCCAGATTGCCTCCTCCTGATGATGTATGAACCAAAGCTCTCCATGGAGGTCTCCAAGGAGACATGGGTCTGCAGCACTGATTTCGTTCATTGGAAGTCTTGCCAGGGCAAGAATAACCGTAATGGTCACCCACAAAAGGCTTCTGCTAGTGGAAATGATGCAGCTATTGCTACAGGGGAGCCTGGAGATAAGGAGAATGCTGAAGGCAGCACTGTTGTGAACGTTTCACAAGAGTGCAAAGATCCATCAAAGGTGAACTTGGCTGCAGCGCCTAAGCCACCTCCAGTTGCTCAGAAGACACCACTAAAACCAGGTACAACTGAACAGAAGATGAAGCTAGAGCTGCCGCTCGTCACCAATGCGGCAGCCTATGCCCCATTTGTTCTGAAACGATGCAAATCAGAGCCGATGCGGTCATCGGCACGTCTGGCTCCCGATGCCTGCTTCTGGAAGGACCGCCATCGGCCCCTCAATGCCACAGGAGTTGGATTCTGATTCCGGCCAGACCGAGCCACTGGTATGCAATGCCTAGTTAGCTAGTGAGTTCACTGAGATTGGGAGCCTGTTGTGTAATagtagagagagggagaggttcTTTGATTGTGCTTTGTGCTGTTATGTGATGCGTGGACACCACCAAATAATAGCATGTTGTTGAGTTACATGAGATAGGTTAGGGAGGAGTATAATGTAAATCTCGTGGGTTTGTTTCATTCGGTGTGCTAATTCAATTTTCCTTTGATGAGATTATCTAATGTACTATATAGTTTCCCCCCATGGGTATCTTCATGTTTTTGGTTCATATAGAGTTGTTTGTAAGTTGTAACCTTTAAAAATTTGAAGCTGCATCTTTGTTTATCTATTGCAGACATGCTTGTAATTTCAGATTGATATGGCAACATGGGAAATGTTATCCAAGACGTCTTGCAGGTACGGTGGCAGGATTATTACAGGTTAATGCACTCACTGAATAGAATGTTTATGGAATTATGGTGCATTGACCACAAACAACTGACATGTGCCTCGTGCATTTTAGAACAGATGAATGCATATGAACACCTGTTAGTTGTTATGCTACAAGTTTTAGTTACTACATTTTGGAGTCAAATTGAATGAATTTCCAGCAGTTTTGGTACCATTTGACTTCAGGTAGATATCTCTTGCTGGTTTTCTGGATTTATGTTCGTAGTTTGACTATTCTTGCAAGTTATTCAATTTAGTAATATCCGATTGACGTAATGCTATAGTATGTCGACTGTGTTGATTTATGATAGAGTTAAGGGCATGAGGTTGAGGCTGGTGTGCATACGTGTATCAGACATGCAAAACCCTGCATGCATCTGATTCTCCTGTCACATGCTTATGTTTGTTGTTTGACTTGCCATATCCGCTCCTCATCAAGCACATCAGCCAACTGTTAGGACCCAAGTGTGATAGGCCACATTGTATGATTGGCCACGGACCGTTTCATTCTACAGCCCATGCCAGACTGGCATGAGCCAGTTAGCCGATCGGCTTGTGATCGGACTGGATATATACCGGGAAACCAGGCCGGTCGAAGGCATCGAGAAACTGAATAGAGGAAACATCCCTCCAAATCCCCGTCTCCTTCCTCTGTTCCTCTCTGTTCTTCGCCCAACCCCAACATTTCTAGCCAATAATTTGGTATCCAGCTACCATTTCTAATCTACCTCTCCAGCTACCCAGGCTCGTTACATTTGGTATCCAGAGCCACTAATTTCCCCACCAGCCACAATTTCACCAATTTTTTTCTTCCTGGGTGCTCATATGTCGTCGGCCATGGAAGACCTCGCGAAGAAGTTCGATGGCTTCGACGCCGCGATGACGAGGGTGCTGGACAAGCTCACCGATCTGGAGGCCTGGCGGGACACTGCGGACGCGGCCATGACCAAGCTGCTGGAGCGGGGcgacgcctgcgccgccgccacactcCCTCCGCCTCGATGCCGCTCCTGCGCTGCCGCCACACCCTCCGCCTCGACCGTCCACCGCGCCGCCCCATCCCCCGCCGCGGTGGACCAACCCGTTCGATTTGAACATGGCTCCTCAGCAGGACGTGCGCCCACCTACACGGACCTTGGAGCGGCCCAGCGGGCACCGCGTCGCCAATCACCACCGGGATGCTGGCGGTGGACTCCTTGGAGCCCATTCGCCGCACCCGGTCACGGGTATGTCCACGAATCCCCTTCCCGAGCACTCTGAGTTCGCGTTTGCCCCGCCCAGTACCACACCTAGATCCAGTCACCTTCCCAAAATCGATTTCCCGAAATTTGATGGCGAAAACCCTAGGTTGTGGAAGGATCGCTGCGAGATGTTTTTTGAGGTGTATGGGGTTAGTGACCGCCTGAAAACCCGTTTTGCTGCGCTTAATTTCACTGATGCAGCAGCGTCCTGGCTTCATTCCATCGAATGCCTGGGTCGCATCACAGAGTGGGAGGAGCTGTGCACGTTGGTGTGCGAGAGGTTTGACCGCAACCAATACCAAATCCACATGAGAAACCTTTATTCCCTGAAACAAACGGGTTTGGTTGATGAGTATTACAACCGGTTCGTTGAGCTAGCTCACCAAATCCTGCTCAATAACCCTGCTTATGATCATGTGTTTTTTGTAACCCGCTTCCTGGATGGGCTTCGTGATGAAATACGTTCTGCCATTACTTTACACCGCCCCAAAGATGTGGAAACTGCTGCGGCTCTCGCTCTTTTGCTGGAATCTGAGCTCGAGAATGGCAGGAAGAAATCCTTGCCGAAGACTGAAGTTGGTTTTTCATCCAAGACTTCTCTGAAGACTGGGTTTTCTTATGACAAGGCTAAAGGGAAAGCGGAATTCAAGTCTGTTGATGAGCACAAAGGCAAGGAGAAGCTGGATGTTCTGAAGGCTTACAGAAGAGAGAAGGGCTTATGTTTCAACTGCGGAGAAAAATGGAACAGGCAGCACCAGTGCCCTCAGCAGGTTCCCCTTCACATTATTGAGGAGCTCTTGGAAGTCCTGGATTATTCTGATGAAGACACCTCTGATAGTGAGGATCTGACCACTCCTGAGACTTCGTCCTTGATGGTTGTGTCTGACCCAGCGACCACAACCCCCACAAAGAGGAGAACTATGCAGTTGAGAGGTATGATTGGCAAGCAAGAAGTGTTGGCACTAGTTGATTCAGGCAGTATATCATCTTTCATCAGTTCTGACCTGGTCAAAAAGCAGCAGTTGGCAGTAACAGCTATTCCCTCTGAAAGGTTCACTGTAGCTGATGGAAATTCCATTCAGTGTACTGGCATGGTGAAGGACCTGCAGTGGTGGACACAAGGACATTCATTCACCCAGGACATAAGAGTGCTAGATCTGGGCAGCTTTGATATCATTTTGGGGGAGGATTGGTTGGAAACCCACAGCCCAATGTGTATTCATTGGCGCACAAAGAAAATGCATTTCACTCATTTGGGCAAGAGAATCATGCTGCGAGGTCTGCACCTAGATGCTGTAATTTGTCGACCCATCCAATGCAGAAAACTGAAGGGATTGCTAAAGAGAAACAACCTAACTCATATGGTTGAGCTGCATAAAGTCCAACAAACACTTACCAATCTGAACCAGATCTCAGAAGGCAACGAGCTCACTAATGACCAGCAGTTGCCACCTACAGTGCAGGAAGTGCTTGATAAGTTCCCTCAGGTTTTCAAAGATACCACACAGCTAACCCCTCACCGCACTTGTGACCACACCATTCAGCTGGTGCCTGGAGCCCAGCCAGTGAATGCTAGAGCATATCGGCTACCCCCAGACCAAAAGGACGAAGTGGAAAAACAGTTGCGAGAGATGCTGCAGAAGGGCTTAATTCGCTTGAGTTCCAGCCCATTTGCTTCCCCGGTCTTGTTGGTACGCAAGAAGGATGGTACTTGGCGATTTGCATAGATTATCGCAAGTTGAATGCTGTGACAGTAAAGAACAAGCACCCGATGCCGGTGGTAGAAGAATTAATGGATGAATTAGCAGGATCTTGCTGGTTTTCTAAACTGGACCTACGCTCGGGGTACCACCAAATCAGAGTAGCTCCTCAAGATGTCCACAAAACAGCCTTCAGAACACACCAGGGACTGTATGAATTCCTAGTTATGCCCTTCGGCCTTACTAATGCACCAGCTACATTCCAAGGGCTGATGAATGAAGCATTTGCTCCTCTACTAAGGAAGGGTGTACTAGTGTTCATGGACGACATCTTAATCTATACTGCCACACTGGAACAGCATGTAGAGTTGTTGACGGTTGTGCTACAGACTTTAGTTGATCATAATTTGTTTGCCAAACCATCTAAGTGCTCATTTGCCCAAGAGTCCATTGCTTATTTGGGACACATAATATCCGGCAAAGGGGTGAGCACTGATCCTCAGAAAACTCAGGCTGTTCAGGATTGGCCAGTACCTACTAATGTCAAAGAGATCAGAGGGTTCTTGGGGCTAACTGGTTACTATAGAAGGTTCATCAAGCATTATAGCTTAATCAGCAAGCCTTTGACTCTTCTTCTCAAGAAAGGAGCACAGTTTGTATGGAGCTCAGTCACTCAGGAAGCATTTGACACACTGAGTATCGCGCCGTTGCTAATGCAGTCGCTGAGGCGACTTGGCTGCGCCAGCTTCTTCTTGAGCTGCACACACCGCTTCGTCGAGCTACATTGGTCTATTATGACAACATCAGCGCCGTCTATATGTCCAGTAATCCAGTTCAGCATCAACGCACCAAACATATTGAGATCGATCTCCACTTCGTCAGGGAGCGAGTCGCATTGGGACATGTCAAGGTTCTTCATGTTCCTACTTCGTCTCAGtatgctgacatcttcaccaaggggttTCCTTCGACTGTGTTTGTGGAGTTTCGTTCCAGTCTGAACGTTCGAGGCATCAACGGACTGCGGGGGCGTGTTAGCGTGTGTAGTTAATGGGCCGGCCTATTGGCCATGGGTTGTAGCTGTGCCGGCCTCCTTGGCCGTGCGCCTCCCTCCTGGGATCTAGATGGTTTTGGATTAGGCAAGGAACTCCTGATTGGTATTACTTCTATAAACCAAACCCTAGGACttccttgcctatatatgtaCACGAGCTTTGCCTCTCCATAATCAATCTATTATTCCCGAGCCATATTTGCTTTCACTCATGATCTTGCTGAGGTTGGAGTGTCATCGTCATCACAATGGATGCCCATGACAGCGGCTTTAATTTCATTTTTGCTCCTCATCATCCCCCGGCGATGCCTCATGAATCAACATATTCCTCCTTGATATGGGCGTTGGAGCTCTCATGGCATTCCctttgggatttttttttctcttaagACCCTACAACACTAAATATATCACATCATTCTATTTCTTATCTCTTCCTCTCTGTTTGGTACTCATAGCTCGTAGCATACCAAAGTTGTTATGTTTTGGATTTAAGTACGCTACAACACTAAATACATCGCATCATTCTATTTCTTATCTTTTCTTCTCTATTTGGTACTCATAGCTCGTAGCATACCAAAGTTGTTATGTTTTGTTTTAGATTTATGTATTTATTTAATGGTAATGGTGTGTTATATGTATGAGTACCAACAGAATCATGGTCTGTAATCAACTTGGACTTCAT
This window of the Panicum virgatum strain AP13 chromosome 1K, P.virgatum_v5, whole genome shotgun sequence genome carries:
- the LOC120711502 gene encoding uncharacterized protein LOC120711502, with amino-acid sequence MRRKKHLDRGGGGGTELFICFTSRPSAASTASVAAAGAPSSLRPSSSSKLLSPGRGSAGAGAEAVPAPPLHPSLSRRLRNSGSLKGGQSPMFPSGSTGGGRRGRGGFEPAEPSSPKVTCIGQVRVKGGKRKPKHASAAALRSRSRRGGVGGGGSAEASFRRAGDDRDGPQGKNQGWVYQIPVNICEALKTFGSCGGRSLCSPSRPGGVGERGALSGDAHGGKKRRQRAPAGGSWLCGAAVARCLLAIQEEDDDEVGKGAAVVPAEEMRASDVGLVMEGWDVEEEEKAVMVGEVEVEKKDEILVVGKEEQGRVSVCIPPRNALLLMRCRSDPVRMAALATRFWGSPAAATVEQVGDDLAGGVDNDEEGGGEDEAEAEPEECKDEARHSAVSVKDVNCDDSGGGDIGGGEAGEIDQAQAETEESSKRGDLVEEEKDVSCRVEVEETQIVRKDAALEVSSGEDTAVENQGLSMVELVVGKGEEDAPALEKVADEVKGRRSISSYSPSAGLKEDRNRLRRLSSRRRVSTSSRASSASDRVGRRHSFSAETEARRSSFSSLKDSRRASFSIDRDGRRWSFSIEQEHLVAEPKVLMASRKGNKTSSEQESEKDCAVAVAPNSAEEGQESYDDGKEEETTKNGEEGETQGVEMNQEVQKVETRAEDGEAGPVVQRRKKSGELPDCLLLMMYEPKLSMEVSKETWVCSTDFVHWKSCQGKNNRNGHPQKASASGNDAAIATGEPGDKENAEGSTVVNVSQECKDPSKVNLAAAPKPPPVAQKTPLKPGTTEQKMKLELPLVTNAAAYAPFVLKRCKSEPMRSSARLAPDACFWKDRHRPLNATGVGF